Proteins encoded within one genomic window of Streptomyces sp. NBC_01314:
- a CDS encoding BMP family protein, with the protein MRRISKLTRVAVGVASLALAATACGGTSSDSNSSGSETSKGEKGLALAYDIGGKGDQSFNDAAYAGLEKAQKEFGYKTEDIEPTEGETDADKQQRLESLAKQGYNPVIGVGFAYGPAMEAAAKKYPKTSFGIVDSVVEGDNVASLVFAEQEASYLAGVAAAKATKTNTVGFVGGVDIPLIHKFEAGYKQGVEDTSGGKVKVLSQYLTQTAEEGGFSSPDKGKAAAEGQIEKKADVVYAAAGLSGQGVIEAAAAAKVWAIGVDSDQYNQEALATYKDYILTSALKDVGGAVYALAKSVEDGKPLTGVQTFDLKVDGVGLADSNPKMGEIAGLTDAVAKAKAGITDGSIKVKTE; encoded by the coding sequence ATGCGTCGGATTTCCAAACTGACCCGCGTCGCGGTGGGGGTCGCGTCGCTGGCGCTCGCCGCCACGGCCTGTGGTGGTACCAGCAGCGACAGCAACAGCAGCGGTAGCGAGACCAGCAAGGGCGAAAAGGGCCTCGCGCTCGCGTACGACATCGGCGGCAAGGGCGACCAGTCCTTCAACGATGCCGCGTACGCCGGTCTGGAGAAGGCTCAGAAGGAATTCGGGTACAAGACCGAGGACATCGAGCCCACCGAGGGCGAGACTGACGCCGACAAGCAGCAGCGTCTGGAGTCCCTGGCCAAGCAGGGCTACAACCCGGTCATCGGCGTGGGCTTCGCCTACGGCCCCGCGATGGAGGCCGCGGCCAAGAAGTACCCGAAGACCAGCTTCGGCATCGTCGACTCGGTCGTCGAGGGTGACAACGTGGCGTCCCTCGTCTTCGCCGAGCAGGAGGCCTCGTACCTCGCCGGTGTCGCGGCCGCCAAGGCCACCAAGACGAACACCGTGGGCTTCGTGGGCGGCGTGGACATCCCGCTCATCCACAAGTTCGAGGCCGGCTACAAGCAGGGCGTCGAGGACACCAGCGGCGGCAAGGTCAAGGTTCTCTCCCAGTACCTGACCCAGACCGCCGAGGAGGGCGGCTTCTCCAGCCCCGACAAGGGCAAGGCCGCCGCCGAGGGCCAGATCGAGAAGAAGGCCGACGTCGTCTACGCGGCCGCCGGTCTGTCCGGCCAGGGTGTCATCGAGGCCGCCGCCGCGGCCAAGGTCTGGGCGATCGGTGTCGACTCCGACCAGTACAACCAGGAAGCCCTTGCCACCTACAAGGACTACATCCTGACCTCCGCCCTGAAGGACGTCGGCGGCGCGGTCTACGCCCTCGCCAAGTCCGTCGAGGACGGCAAGCCCCTCACCGGTGTCCAGACCTTCGACCTGAAGGTGGACGGCGTCGGCCTGGCCGACTCCAACCCGAAGATGGGCGAGATCGCGGGCCTCACCGACGCGGTGGCCAAGGCCAAGGCGGGCATCACCGACGGCTCGATCAAGGTGAAGACCGAGTAG
- a CDS encoding BMP family protein — MRRVSRTAVAGAATVSLALALSACGGTSTEASSSADAKGDMGLAIAYDVGGKGDQSFNDAAYAGLEKAEKEFGYETEDIEPTEGETDADKEQRLASLAKQGYNPVVGVGYAYATAVKAAAEQYPDTTFGIVDDSTVQLDNVADLVFSEEQASYLAGVAAARSTESDVVGFVGGVDIPLIHKFQAGFEQGVKDTNPKVTVLSQYLTQTAEEGGFSSPDKGKTAAEGQIEKKADVVYAAAGLSGQGVIEAAAANRIWAIGVDSDQYNQEALAKYKDSILTSATKDVAKAVYNLAKSVEEGKPGTGIVRGDLKTGEVGLADSNPKFKSDTELQKAITTAEEKIISGEIKVKTS; from the coding sequence ATGCGCCGGGTTTCCCGCACAGCGGTCGCAGGCGCAGCGACCGTTTCTCTCGCCCTCGCTCTCTCCGCCTGCGGCGGCACCTCGACGGAGGCCTCGTCCTCCGCCGACGCCAAGGGCGACATGGGCCTCGCCATCGCGTACGACGTCGGCGGCAAGGGCGACCAGTCCTTCAACGACGCCGCGTACGCGGGCCTGGAGAAGGCGGAGAAGGAGTTCGGGTACGAGACCGAGGACATCGAGCCCACCGAGGGCGAGACGGACGCGGACAAGGAGCAGCGCCTGGCCTCCCTGGCCAAGCAGGGCTACAACCCGGTGGTGGGCGTCGGCTACGCGTACGCGACGGCCGTGAAGGCCGCCGCCGAGCAGTACCCGGACACCACGTTCGGCATCGTGGACGACTCCACGGTCCAGCTGGACAACGTCGCGGACCTGGTCTTCTCCGAGGAGCAGGCCTCGTACCTCGCGGGTGTCGCCGCGGCCAGGAGCACCGAGAGCGATGTCGTCGGCTTCGTCGGCGGCGTGGACATCCCGCTGATCCACAAGTTCCAGGCGGGCTTCGAGCAGGGCGTCAAGGACACCAACCCGAAGGTCACGGTCCTCAGTCAGTACCTGACCCAGACGGCCGAGGAGGGTGGCTTCTCCAGCCCCGACAAGGGCAAGACGGCCGCCGAGGGCCAGATCGAGAAGAAGGCCGACGTCGTCTACGCCGCGGCCGGTCTTTCCGGCCAGGGCGTGATCGAGGCGGCCGCCGCGAACAGGATCTGGGCGATCGGCGTCGACTCCGACCAGTACAACCAGGAAGCCCTCGCGAAGTACAAGGACTCCATCCTGACCTCGGCGACGAAGGACGTCGCCAAGGCGGTGTACAACCTGGCGAAGTCGGTCGAGGAGGGTAAGCCCGGGACCGGTATCGTCAGGGGCGATCTGAAGACCGGCGAGGTCGGGCTCGCGGACTCCAACCCGAAGTTCAAGAGCGACACCGAGCTCCAGAAGGCCATCACCACGGCCGAGGAGAAGATCATCAGCGGCGAGATCAAGGTCAAGACCAGCTGA
- a CDS encoding amidohydrolase, giving the protein MSRESEADLPGEAETSLPGALPEALRAELVAFRRDLHMHPELGNQEFRTTAAIKARLEKAGLRPRVLDSGTGLICDIGDWNGTDSSALALRADIDALPIPDTKVDCDYRSTVPDRAHACGHDVHTTVVLGAGLVLADLHREGRLPRPVRLIFQPAEEVLPGGAADVIRTGALDGVGRIIAVHCDPRVDAGFIGLRHGPITSACDRLELSLDGPGGHTARPHLTTDLVTAAARVVTDVPALVARRFDARAGLVVTWGRIESGHAPNVIPQHAELSGTVRCLDINAWRQAPDLIHEAVQEVAVMHRAKPEINYIRGVPPVVNDPVVTELLHDSMVARRGVKSVEDTEQSLGGEDFSWYLEHVPGAMARLGVRRPGDLTVRDLHQGDFDADEHAITVGVELFTAAALLDARMRVLDAAGR; this is encoded by the coding sequence ATGTCCCGAGAGTCCGAGGCAGATCTGCCAGGGGAAGCCGAAACATCGCTCCCCGGCGCGTTGCCGGAAGCCCTGCGTGCCGAACTCGTCGCCTTCCGCCGCGACTTGCACATGCACCCGGAGCTCGGCAACCAGGAGTTCCGTACGACCGCCGCGATCAAGGCCCGCCTGGAGAAGGCAGGCCTCCGCCCGCGCGTGCTCGACAGCGGAACCGGCCTCATCTGTGACATCGGCGACTGGAACGGCACCGACAGCTCCGCGCTCGCCCTGCGCGCCGACATCGACGCCCTCCCCATCCCGGACACCAAGGTGGACTGCGACTACCGCTCCACCGTCCCGGACCGCGCCCACGCCTGCGGCCACGACGTGCACACCACCGTCGTCCTCGGCGCCGGCCTCGTCCTCGCCGACCTGCACCGCGAGGGCCGGCTGCCCCGTCCCGTCCGGCTGATCTTCCAGCCCGCCGAAGAGGTCCTGCCCGGCGGCGCCGCCGACGTGATCAGGACCGGCGCGCTCGACGGTGTCGGCCGGATCATCGCCGTGCACTGCGACCCGAGGGTCGACGCGGGCTTCATCGGCCTCCGCCACGGACCCATCACCTCGGCCTGCGACCGGCTGGAACTCTCGCTGGACGGGCCGGGCGGCCACACCGCGCGCCCCCACCTCACCACCGACCTCGTCACCGCGGCCGCCCGGGTCGTCACCGACGTGCCCGCGCTGGTCGCCCGCCGCTTCGACGCCCGTGCCGGGCTCGTCGTGACCTGGGGCCGTATCGAGTCGGGCCACGCCCCGAACGTCATCCCGCAGCACGCCGAGCTCTCCGGCACCGTCCGCTGCCTGGACATCAACGCCTGGCGGCAGGCCCCCGACCTGATCCACGAGGCGGTCCAGGAGGTCGCGGTCATGCACCGCGCCAAGCCCGAGATCAACTACATCCGGGGCGTCCCGCCGGTCGTCAACGACCCCGTCGTCACCGAACTGCTGCACGACTCCATGGTCGCCCGCCGTGGCGTCAAGTCCGTCGAGGACACCGAGCAGAGCCTCGGCGGCGAGGACTTCTCCTGGTACCTGGAGCACGTCCCCGGCGCCATGGCCCGCCTGGGCGTCCGCCGTCCGGGCGATCTCACCGTCCGCGACCTCCACCAGGGCGACTTCGACGCCGACGAACACGCCATCACCGTGGGCGTGGAACTCTTCACGGCGGCCGCCCTGCTGGACGCCCGCATGCGCGTCCTCGACGCGGCCGGCCGGTAA
- a CDS encoding low temperature requirement protein A, with the protein MDGFVYAITQVTALMAADPTALSLLGGMVVLALLWWCWCCFAWLGNVVRADSGGMFAVLVSVMAVLLIVSLTVPDVYVDAPGGLSAPWLFVACYGAVRALHLVTYWLSAPDDQALHATLRRTALLSVLPPLALLLVGAAFDGVTRILIWLAAVTIDYAGIFVTGRSGWRVASPAHFSERHGLIVIIALGESIVAMGVGVNRYPVSVPVVAAAALGLLATAALWRLYFHGVSEPAEHRLAQLTGDDRTVLARDTYTFLHLPLVAGVVITALGMKKTLQQVADTGHYGLAEPLHGMPAWALAGGTGLFLLGAAAILLRTTGHRAPVLIIGGVACVAAGPLIALVPALVALAALAATITTLLILHGRTSRGGVARTAAAD; encoded by the coding sequence TTGGATGGATTCGTCTACGCCATCACCCAGGTCACCGCCCTGATGGCCGCCGACCCCACCGCCCTGAGCCTGCTCGGCGGCATGGTCGTCCTCGCCCTCCTGTGGTGGTGCTGGTGCTGCTTCGCCTGGCTCGGCAACGTCGTACGCGCCGACTCGGGCGGGATGTTCGCGGTGCTGGTGTCCGTGATGGCGGTCCTCCTGATCGTCTCCCTGACGGTCCCCGATGTGTACGTCGACGCCCCGGGCGGCCTGTCCGCCCCCTGGCTGTTCGTGGCCTGCTACGGCGCGGTCCGCGCCCTGCACCTGGTGACGTACTGGCTCTCCGCCCCCGACGACCAGGCCCTGCACGCCACCCTCCGCCGGACGGCCCTCCTCTCGGTGCTCCCGCCACTCGCCCTGCTGCTGGTGGGTGCGGCCTTCGACGGCGTGACCCGGATCCTGATCTGGCTGGCCGCGGTGACCATCGACTACGCGGGCATCTTCGTCACCGGCAGATCGGGCTGGCGGGTGGCGTCCCCCGCCCACTTCTCCGAACGCCACGGCCTGATCGTCATCATCGCGCTGGGCGAGTCCATCGTCGCGATGGGCGTCGGCGTGAACCGCTACCCGGTCTCCGTCCCGGTCGTGGCCGCCGCGGCCCTCGGCCTCCTGGCCACCGCCGCCCTCTGGCGCCTGTACTTCCACGGCGTCAGTGAACCGGCCGAACACCGTCTGGCCCAGCTCACCGGCGACGACCGCACGGTCCTGGCCCGCGACACGTACACCTTCCTCCACCTGCCCCTGGTGGCCGGCGTCGTCATCACCGCCCTCGGCATGAAGAAGACCCTCCAGCAGGTCGCCGACACGGGCCACTACGGCCTGGCCGAGCCCCTCCACGGCATGCCCGCCTGGGCCCTGGCCGGCGGCACGGGCCTGTTCCTGCTCGGCGCCGCCGCGATCCTCCTCCGCACCACGGGCCACCGCGCTCCGGTGCTGATCATCGGAGGCGTGGCCTGTGTGGCGGCGGGCCCGCTGATCGCCCTCGTCCCGGCCCTGGTGGCGCTCGCGGCCCTGGCCGCCACGATCACCACCCTGCTGATCCTGCACGGGCGCACATCGCGCGGGGGTGTGGCCCGCACGGCCGCCGCCGACTGA